Proteins from a genomic interval of Schistosoma mansoni strain Puerto Rico chromosome 6, complete genome:
- a CDS encoding putative ring finger protein 151 has protein sequence MKSSLHNQSTQVNELLSYCLIDSQSHTTTNTTTNTTDIQTTTDIDNTLIDLNTIQLTNNKLLDHLIKQTFLCSICHNLLVNTRLLLCGHQFCRECLYYWFKISNTCPLCRKSINYHYIISAINIDNFLDELINNGCNDLLKNQRIQRKNEKLSKLLDDYKYDTMNTRDISNTVTETYVQTTAYVDSTQSNVMMNRTTYYSNMNE, from the exons atgaaATCATCATTACATAATCAATCTACACAAGTCAatgaattattatcatattgTTTAATTGATTCACAATCACatactactaccaatactactactaatactactgatatACAAACTACTACTGATATAGATAATAcattaattgatttaaatacaatacaattaacaaataataaattattagatcatttaattaaacaaacatttttatgTTCAATATGTCATAATTTATTAGTAAATACACGTTTATTATTATGTGGACATCAATTTTGTCGTGAATGTTTATATTACTGGTTTAAAATAAGTAATACATGTCCATTATGTAGAAAATCtattaattatcattatattatatcagctataaatattgataattttttagatgaattaattaataatgGATGTAATGATCTATTGAAAAATCAACGTATACAAcgtaaaaatgaaaaattaagtAAATTATTAGATGATTATAAATATGATACAATGAATACAAGAGATATATCAAATACTGTTACTGAAACATATGTACAAACTACAGCATATGTTGATA gtACACAAAGTAACGTGATGATGAATAGAACAACTTACTACtcaaatatgaatgaataa